The Nocardioides ochotonae genome segment TAAGGAGCACACGCCCCGACAACCGGCGCCTGTTCGGTTGCGCATGGTGGTGTTCACTAGTGGAATCGTCGATGAAGGCTGTGCCTGGTGCATGGTCGTGCCTCAGTACTGTCCCTCCTGCTCTTGAGCTGGTGGGGCGTGGAACCTGGTGCGGTTCGTGTGGTGGGGATTGGTCGTGTGACACACTGTTGAGCTTTGAGGGATCAGCCCAGTTTGGGTTGTGAGCTCGGATGCCTCCTTCGGTTGCTGCCCTGAGTCTTGGGGTGGTGGTGGTTGGTGGGTTGGTTGTTTGTGAACTGGATAGTGGACGCGAGCATCTTGTGTGGCACACGTTGTGTGTTGCACATATTGCAATTAAGTCTTTGTAGTTTTTGTTGAGTGTTTGTGAGACAAGCTATGAAGGGCACATGGTGGATGCCTTGGCATCAAGAGCCGATGAAGGACGTAGGAGCCTGCGATAAGCCCCGGGGAGTTGGCAACCAAGCTGTGATCCGGGGGTGTCCGAATGGGGAAACCCAGCTGGAGTCATGTCCAGTTACCTGCACCTGAATATATAGGGTGTGTGGAGGGAACGCCGGGAAGTGAAACATCTCAGTACCGGTAGGAAGAGAAAACAATAGTGATTCCGAGAGTAGTGGCGAGCGAAATCGGATCAGGCTAAACCTCATGCGTGTGATACCCGGCAGGGGTTGCGTATGGGGGGTTGTGGGACCATTCAGGGTCGTCTGCCGGCGATCCGGACAGTAAGAAACCACAGTTGAAGTCGAATTCCATTGGAAAGTGGAGCCGTAGAGGGTGATAGCCCCGTAGGTGTAAGGCTGTGGCTGTCGAGTGGGATCCCAAGTAACACGGAACCCCTGAAATTCCGTGTGAATCTGGCAGGACCACCTGTTAAGCCTAAATACTCCTTGATGACCGATAGCGGACAAGTACCGTGAGGGAAAGGTGAAAAGTACCCCTGGCGGGGAGTGAAATAGTACCTGAAACCATGTGCCTACAATCCGTCGGAGCGAGGTCTTGTGCCTTGTGACGGCGTGCCTTTTGAAGAATGAGCCTGCGAGTTTGCGGTGTGTTGCGAGGTTAACCCGTGTGGGGAAGCCGTAGCGAAAGCGAGTCCGAATAGGGCGATTCAGTAGCGCGCTCAAGACCCGAAGCGAAGTGATCTATCCATGGGCAGGTTGAAGCGCGGGTAAGACCGCGTGGAGGACCGAACCCACTTAGGTTGAAAACTGAGGGGATGACCTGTGGATAGGGGTGAAAGGCCAATCAAACTTCGTGATAGCTGGTTCTCCCCGAAATGCATTTAGGTGCAGCGTCGCGTGTTTCTTGCCGGAGGTAGAGCACTGGATAGCTAATGGGCCCTACAAGGTTACTGACGTTAGCCAAACTCCGAATGCCGGTAAGTGAGAGCGCGGCAGTGAGACTGCGGGGGATAAGCTCCGTAGTCGAGAGGGAAACAGCCCAGACCATCAGCTAAGGCCCCTAAGCGGTGACTAAGTGGAAAAGGATGTGGAGTCGCAGTGACAACCAGGAGGTTGGCTTGGAAGCAGCCACCCTTGAAAGAGTGCGTAATAGCTCACTGGTCAAGTGATTCCGCGCCGACAATGTAGCGGGGCTCAAGTCATCCGCCGAAGCTATGGCATTCGCACCCACCTTGTGTGGAGAGCCCGAAAGGGTGTGTGGATGGGTAGGGGAGCGTCGTGTCGCGGGTGAAGCCGCAGAGTGATCTAGTGGTGGATGCGACACGAGTGAGAATGCAGGCATGAGTAGCGAATCAGGAGTGAGAAACTCCTGCGCCGAATGATCAAGGGTTCCAGGGTCAAGCTAATCTGCCCTGGGTAAGTCGGGACCTAAGGCGAGGCCGACAGGCGTAGTCGATGGACAACGGGTTGATATTCCCGTACCGGCAAAGTAGCGCCCATGACGAACCTGGTGATGCTAACCATCTGAAACCGCGGTTATCGACTCCTTCGGGGGAAGAGGCTGCGGCGTAGCGTGGGACCCGAACTGGTAGTAGTCAAGCGATGGGGTGACGCAGGAAGGTAGTCGAACCGTACCGATGGTTGTGTACGGCCAAGCATGTAGGGAGCCGCCCAGGCAAATCCGGGTGGCTGACTTTGATGTCGATCCTGAGGTGTGATGGGGACCCAATTGGGGAAGTCGGTGATCCTATGCTGTCGAGAAAAACCTCTAGCGAGCTATGCGCCGCCCGTACCCCAAACCGACTCAGGTGATCAGGTAGAGAATACCAAGGCGATCGAGCGAACCACGGTTAAGGAACTCGGCAAAATGCCCCCGTAACTTCGGGAGAAGGGGGGCCCGGATCGTGTACCCACTTGCTGGGGAAGCGTGAAGGGCCGCAGAGACCAGGCCCAAGCGACTGTTTACTAAAAACACAGGTCCGTGCTAAGTCGTAAGACGATGTATACGGACTGACTCCTGCCCGGTGCTGGAAGGTTAAGGGGACCGGTTAGATCGCAAGATCGAAGCTGAGAACTTAAGCCCCAGTAAACGGCGGTGGTAACTATAACCATCCTAAGGTAGCGAAATTCCTTGTCGGGTAAGTTCCGACCTGCACGAATGGAGTAACGACTTGGGCGCTGTCTCAACCGTGGACTCGGCGAAATTGCACTACGAGTAAAGATGCTCGTTACGCGCGGCAGGACGGAAAGACCCCGGGACCTTTACTATAGTTTGGTATTGGTGTTTGGTTCGGCTTGTGTAGGATAGGTGGGAGACTGTGAAGTGGCCACGCCAGTGGTTGTGGAGTCATCGTTGAAATACCACTCTGGTCGTACTAGATGTCTAACCTAGGTCCGTAATCCGGATCAGGGACAGTGCCTGATGGGTAGTTTAACTGGGGCGGTTGCCTCCTAAAATGTAACGGAGGCGCTCAAAGGTTCCCTCAGCCTGGTTGGCAATCAGGTGTTGAGTGTAAGTGCACAAGGGAGCTTGACTGTGAGACAGACATGTCGAGCAGGGACGAAAGTCGGAACTAGTGATCCGGCGTCGGCATGTGGAAGCGGCGTCGCTCAACGGATAAAAGGTACCCCGGGGATAACAGGCTGATCTTCCCCAAGAGTCCATATCGACGGGATGGTTTGGCACCTCGATGTCGGCTCGTCGCATCCTGGGGCTGGAGCAGGTCCCAAGGGTTGGGCTGTTCGCCCATTAAAGCGGCACGCGAGCTGGGTTTAGAACGTCGTGAGACAGTTCGGTCCCTATCCGCCGCGCGCGCAGGAAACTTGAGAAAGGCTGTCCCTAGTACGAGAGGACCGGGATGGACGAACCTCTGGTGTGCCAGTTGTCCCGCCAGGGGCACGGCTGGTTGGCTACGTTCGGAAGTGATAACCGCTGAATGCATCTAAGCGGGAAGCACGTTTCAAGATGAGGTTTCCCACCCGGTTAACGGGGTAAGGCCCCCAGCAGAACACTGGGTTGATAGGCCGGAGGTGTACAGCAGCAATGCCTAGCCGACCGGTACTAATAGGCCGAGGGCTTGTCTTACACTCACTTTACTGAAACTATCAAGACGACCGCGCAATTGATCGCGTCCACGATCCAACACAACACCCACATGGCACAAACATGTGAATAGTGGCTTGGCTCCCCAGACACACACCCCCGAAACCTCACGGTTTTGTGGCCGGTGTTGATGGGTGGAGTCGATAGAGTTACGGCGGCCATAGCGAAAGGGAAACACCCGGTCCCATCCCGAACCCGGAAGTTAAGCCTTTCAGCGCCGATGGTACTGCAACCGAGAGGTTGTGGGAGAGTAGGACGCCGCCGGACAATCATTCACAGAACGGGTCGCACCCCACGGGGTGCGACCCGTTCTGCTATTTGCGCGCCCGGATGTGGCACCGGTTCCCGTGCACAGGAAGCGCTCCGGACCGCGTCGTCCCCAGGGGCGCGCTGCGGACCGGTGCTCGTCGGTGCGCGGTCGCAGGGTGGGTCACGGAGGTGAGGCCCCATGGACTCAGAGACGACGAAGGTGCGCGCGGACGGCGACGTCGAGCAGGGACGCAACGAGGTGCGGCTGATCGGCCGGGTCTCCCAGGCGCCCGAGGAGCGCGAGCTGCCCAGCGGGGACAGCGTCCTGCTGTTCCGTCTGGTGGTGGCCCGCACCGGTGACCTGCGGGGCTCCCGCCAGCGCGTCGACGTGCTCGACTGCGCGGTGTGGGGTGGCCGGGTGCGTGCGGCGGCGCGGTCGTGGGACGCCGGTGACGTGGTGGAGCTCAGCGGCGCGGTGCGGCGCCGGTTCTTCCGGGGCGGGACGGGCGCCGCGTCGCGCTACGAGATCGAGGTGCTCAGCGGGCGACGGGTCCGTCGCGCAGCGCGCGGATGAGCAGGCCCGGCGTCGGCTTGGGCTGGAACGACGTGGCCTTCTCCGGCAGCAGGCGCCCGGTGGTGGCGATCCTGGTGACGAGGTCGAGGTCGACCGCCGGCATCAGGACCGCGACCGACTCGCCGGGACGTGCGTCGGCGAGCGCCGACTCCACGCTGTGGCGGTACGCCGCCGGCGGCGGGCTGCCGGGGCGCGCGGGCAGCAGGTCCTGGTGGAGGATCTCGACGGCAGCCCGATCGGCCGTGGACGCGATGGCGAGGATCGCCCAGCGACGTCCGTCGGTGGCAACCACCGAGGTCGGACCGAGGGCGGCCAGTGCCTGGCGCCGGGGCACGTAGGTGAAGTCCAGGCCCGCGCTGCGTGCGGCACCGGCCAGCGACTCCAGGCTGGTGCCCGGAAGCACCCGGTGGATGGGGCCGAGGAACATCGGGGTGTCGTCGTGGTCCACCAGCATGGCCAGACCGGTGTCTCGCGTCCCGCCGGGGTGCCTGGCCTGCAGCGCCAGGTAGGCCGCGTAGCGGTGGTGGCCGTCGGCGATCAGCACGCGGCTCGTGGCGAGCGCCGCCTCGACACGGGCCAGGTGGTCGGGGTCGCGTACGGCCCACAGCCGATGGTGCTGGTCGGTGTGATCGGTGAAGCGGGCCAGGGGCGCGGTCTCCCGGATCGTCGCCAGGAGTGCCCGCAGGTCCGCCGAGCCGCGGTGCACGAGCAGGATCGGTGCGGGGTCGACCTCCATGTGGTCCATCCGCTCGGCCAGCTGCTCGACCTGGTCGCAGTGAACGCCCTCGTGGGGGAGCACGGCCTGCTCGCCGGGGTCGTGGGCGCGGCGGGAGACGTCGAGGGCGCCGACGAGGCCGCGGACCGTGATCCCGGCGGTGGTGTACTCGTGCAGGTAGAGCCCCGGGGTGGCGTCGTGCGTCAACCGGCCCTCCGCCGCCCATCGGGCGAGCAGCTCCTCGACCCGGGCGCCTGGGCGGGCCAGCGCCCGCTCGACGGTGCCGCGCGGACCGCGCGCCGGCGGCAGCATGAGGCCCCGGAACGGCAGCAGGCGCAGCGGTCGGGCGACGTGCGGGGGCACGACCACGGCGCGGGAGCTCATCGGTGCATCGTAGGGTGCTGCGGCAATCAGTTCGCGCCAGGAAGGCCTCACATGCTCGGGTCCTCGCACCAGCCCCTCGATCAGGCCTTCGACCTGGTCATGCTCGACCTCGACGGAGTCGTCTACATCGACGGTGACGCGGTCCCCGGGGCGAGCTCCCACCTGGAGCGCACCCGGGCCAGCGGCGCGCGTCTAGCCTTCATCACCAACAACGCCTCCCGCACCCCCGACACGGTCGCCGCGCACCTGCGCTCCCTCGGTGTCGAGGCCGCGCCCGAGGACGTGGTGACCTCTGCCCAGGCGGCGTCCCGGGTGCTGCTCGAGCGCCACGGCACCGGTGCCGCGGTCGTGCTGCTCGGCGCCGACGGCCTGCGCGCCGCCCTCGAGAGCGACGGTCTGGTGCCGGTCGGCGTCGAGGACGACGCCGTGGCGCTGGTCACCGGCTACGGGCCCGACGTGCTGTGGCGCGACGTGATGCGTGCCGCGGTGCGGGTGCGCGAGGGGCTGCCGTGGGTGGCCAGCAACACCGACCTGAGCATCCCGACGGCGTACGGCGTGGCGCCGGGCCACGGGGTGCTCGTCGACACCATCCGGCGCTTCGCCGGCGTCGGGCCGGTCGTGGCGGGCAAGCCCGAGCGCCCGCTCCTCGACGAGACCGTGCGCCGAGTCGGTGGCACCCGGCCGCTGATGGTGGGCGACCGCCTGGACACCGACATCGAGGGGGCCCGGCGCATCGGGATCGACAGCCTGCTGGTGCTGACCGGCGTCACCGGTCTCGCCGAGCTGGTGAGCGCGCCGGCGCCGCTGCGCCCGACGTACCTCGGCACCGACCTAGGCGCCCTCGGCACGCCGCACGAGGCGCCCCGCGTGGCCGACGGTGTCGCGAGCCTCGGCGGCTGGACCGCGAGCGCCGAGGAGGGGCGTCTGGTGGTCCGCGGGGACGGAGACGCCGAGTCCTGGTGGCGTGCGGTCGCCGTCGCGGCCTGGGCGCACCTGGACGCCACCGGCGTGGTGATCGACACGGCCGGGCTGGCCGTGCCCTCTCCGGGTGCTGTCGGTCCGCAGCGGTAGCCTCGGGGCATGACTGAGACCGGTGCCGTGCAGCCCGAGGGACCGGTGCAGACCGGGGTCGCCAGCGTCGACGAGGTCGTCGTCGCCGTCGACGCCCTGGCCGGACGTCCGCTGGAGGAGCACGTCGCCGTGTTCGAGGACGCCCACGAGCGACTGCGCGGCGCCCTCGACGTCCAGCCGCCGGTGCAGCCGGGCGCCCCGCGTCCCGGCGCGGACGGCTGAGGGGGAGGCAGGTGCCTCCGCGTCGCCTTCGTCTCGACGCCGAGCTGGTCCGTCGTGGCCTGGCCCGGTCCCGTGAGCACGCCAGCGAGCTGATCGCCGCCGGACGGGTCAAGGTGCAGGGCGCCGTCGCGTCCAAGCCGGCCACCGGGGTGACCACCGACGTCGCCCTCGTGGTCGCCGACGACCCGGACCGCCCCGACTACGTCTCGCGCGGCGGGCACAAGCTGGCCGGTGCGCTCGCCGCCTTCGAGCCGCTCGGACTGCAGGTGGAGGGCCGCCGCTGCCTCGACGCCGGCGCGTCCACCGGTGGGTTCACCGACGTGCTGCTGCGCCACGGCGCCGCGCAGGTGGTCGCCGTCGACGTCGGCTACGGCCAGCTCGCCTGGCGCATCCAGCAGGACGAGCGCGTCCTGGTCCACGACCGCACCAACGTCCGCGACCTCAGCGTGGACCTGATCGGCGGCAGCGTCGACCTCGTGGTCGGCGACCTGTCCTTCATCTCCCTGGAGATCGTGCTGGACGCGCTGCTCGGCGTCACCGCCGAGGACGGCGACCTCGCGCTGATGGTCAAGCCCCAGTTCGAGGTCGGCAAGGACCGGGTCGGCAAGGGCGGGGTCGTGCGCGACCTCGGCCTGCGCCACGAGGCCGTGCTCGGCGTCGCCGAGGCCGCGGGCCGGCGTGGCTGGGGCGCCCGCGCGGTGGTGACCAGCCCGTTGCCCGGTCCGTCGGGCAACGTGGAGTTCTTCCTGTGGCTGCGCCGCGGCCCGGCGACCATCGGCAGCGAGGAGATCCGCGCGGAGGTCGAGCGCGGCCCGGCTGCGGAGGCCCACCCCACCGCGGGCCGCACCGAGGCGCCGTCGGCGCCTGGTGAGAGGGTGGAGCCATGACCCGACGCGTCCTGCTGCTCACGCACACCGGACGCGACGACGCCCGCGACGTGGCCCGCGCCTGTGCGAAGGCGCTCACGGGCCACGGCATCGTGGTGCGCGTCCCGACCGCGGAGGCCCGCGACCTCGAGCTCGAGCCCGGGGCCTACGACCCGCCCCTGGAGCTCACCAGCGCCGAGCACAGCGCCGGCGACGACTGTGAGCTGGCCCTGGTCATCGGCGGCGACGGCACGATCCTGCGCGCCGTCGAGATCACCCACGACAGCGGCACCCCGGTCCTGGGCGTCAACCTCGGCCACGTCGGGTTCCTGGCCGAGGCCGAGCACGACGACGTGGAGTCCACGATCGAGGCGATCGTCGAGCGCCGCTACAGCGCCGAGGACCGCCTCGCCCTCGACGTGCGCGTCTACCAGGACGGCGAGCTGGTGACCTCCACCTTCGCGCTCAACGAGGCGAGCGTCGAGAAGGCGGCCCGGGAGCGGATGATCGAGGTCGTCGTGGAGGTCGATGGGCGGCCGCTGTCGCGCTGGGGCTGCGACGGCGTGGTCTGTGCGACGCCGACCGGCTCCACGGCGTACAACTTCAGCGCCGGCGGCCCCGTGGTGTGGCCCGGCGTCGAGGCCCTGCTGATGGTGCCGATCAGCGCCCATGCCCTGTTCGCCCGCCCGATGGTGGTGGCACCGACCTCGGTGCTCGCCGTCGAGCTGATCGCGCGCACCGACGGCCGTGGCGTGCTGTGGTGCGACGGGCGCCGCGCGGTCGACCTGCCGCCCGGGGCGCGGATCGAGGTGCGCCGCGGCGACACCCCGGTGCGCCTGGTGCGGCTGCACGAGGCCCCCTTCACCGACCGCCTGGTCGCGAAGTTCGGTCTCTCGGTCGAGGGCTGGCGCGGCTCCGCGGAACGACGTCGACGACAGGGCACCGATGCTTGAGGAGATCCGCATCCAGTCCCTGGGAGTCATCGACTCCTCCTCCCTCGAGCTGGGTCCCGGCCTGACCGTGATCACCGGTGAGACCGGCGCGGGCAAGACCATGATCGTGACCGCGCTCGGACTGCTGCTCGGCGGCCGTTCCGACAGTGGTGCGGTGCGCACCGGCGCCCGGTCGGCCCGCGTCGAGGGCGTCGTGGCCACCTCGACGCTGCCGCACTTCGCCACGGCGGTCGAGGAGGCCGGTGGCGAGGTCGAGGACGGCCGGGTGGTGCTGGCGCGCAACGTGTCGGCCGAGGGCCGCTCACGCGCCTACGTCGGCGGCGCGAGCGTCCCGGTGGCGACCCTGGGCCGGCTCACCGAGCCGCTGGTCGCGGTGCACGGTCAGTCCGACCAGCACCGGCTGCTCCAGCCTCGTGCCCAGCGCGACGCCCTGGACCGGTTCGGCGGCGACGACACCGCCAAGCTGACCGCCGCCTACGCCGACCTGTTCGCCCGGCTGGCCGCGGCCGAGCGCGAGCTCGCCGACGTCGTCGAGCACGCCCGTGACCGGGCCCGGGAGGCCGACCTGCTCCGCTTCGGCCTCGACGAGGTCGAGCAGGTCTCGCCCGAGCCGGGGGAGGACGCCGCGCTCGCGGCCGAGGAGACCCGCCTCGGGTTCGCCGACACACTCCGGATGGCCGCCGAGCAGGCCCGCGAGGCGCTCTCCAGCGAGGACGGCTCCCCGGACGCGCTCGCCACGGTGACCGCCGCGCGCA includes the following:
- a CDS encoding single-stranded DNA-binding protein — encoded protein: MDSETTKVRADGDVEQGRNEVRLIGRVSQAPEERELPSGDSVLLFRLVVARTGDLRGSRQRVDVLDCAVWGGRVRAAARSWDAGDVVELSGAVRRRFFRGGTGAASRYEIEVLSGRRVRRAARG
- a CDS encoding DUF1015 family protein, with product MSSRAVVVPPHVARPLRLLPFRGLMLPPARGPRGTVERALARPGARVEELLARWAAEGRLTHDATPGLYLHEYTTAGITVRGLVGALDVSRRAHDPGEQAVLPHEGVHCDQVEQLAERMDHMEVDPAPILLVHRGSADLRALLATIRETAPLARFTDHTDQHHRLWAVRDPDHLARVEAALATSRVLIADGHHRYAAYLALQARHPGGTRDTGLAMLVDHDDTPMFLGPIHRVLPGTSLESLAGAARSAGLDFTYVPRRQALAALGPTSVVATDGRRWAILAIASTADRAAVEILHQDLLPARPGSPPPAAYRHSVESALADARPGESVAVLMPAVDLDLVTRIATTGRLLPEKATSFQPKPTPGLLIRALRDGPVAR
- a CDS encoding HAD-IIA family hydrolase, with the protein product MLGSSHQPLDQAFDLVMLDLDGVVYIDGDAVPGASSHLERTRASGARLAFITNNASRTPDTVAAHLRSLGVEAAPEDVVTSAQAASRVLLERHGTGAAVVLLGADGLRAALESDGLVPVGVEDDAVALVTGYGPDVLWRDVMRAAVRVREGLPWVASNTDLSIPTAYGVAPGHGVLVDTIRRFAGVGPVVAGKPERPLLDETVRRVGGTRPLMVGDRLDTDIEGARRIGIDSLLVLTGVTGLAELVSAPAPLRPTYLGTDLGALGTPHEAPRVADGVASLGGWTASAEEGRLVVRGDGDAESWWRAVAVAAWAHLDATGVVIDTAGLAVPSPGAVGPQR
- a CDS encoding TlyA family RNA methyltransferase; its protein translation is MPPRRLRLDAELVRRGLARSREHASELIAAGRVKVQGAVASKPATGVTTDVALVVADDPDRPDYVSRGGHKLAGALAAFEPLGLQVEGRRCLDAGASTGGFTDVLLRHGAAQVVAVDVGYGQLAWRIQQDERVLVHDRTNVRDLSVDLIGGSVDLVVGDLSFISLEIVLDALLGVTAEDGDLALMVKPQFEVGKDRVGKGGVVRDLGLRHEAVLGVAEAAGRRGWGARAVVTSPLPGPSGNVEFFLWLRRGPATIGSEEIRAEVERGPAAEAHPTAGRTEAPSAPGERVEP
- a CDS encoding NAD kinase; this encodes MTRRVLLLTHTGRDDARDVARACAKALTGHGIVVRVPTAEARDLELEPGAYDPPLELTSAEHSAGDDCELALVIGGDGTILRAVEITHDSGTPVLGVNLGHVGFLAEAEHDDVESTIEAIVERRYSAEDRLALDVRVYQDGELVTSTFALNEASVEKAARERMIEVVVEVDGRPLSRWGCDGVVCATPTGSTAYNFSAGGPVVWPGVEALLMVPISAHALFARPMVVAPTSVLAVELIARTDGRGVLWCDGRRAVDLPPGARIEVRRGDTPVRLVRLHEAPFTDRLVAKFGLSVEGWRGSAERRRRQGTDA